The Leptospira venezuelensis genome contains a region encoding:
- a CDS encoding mechanosensitive ion channel family protein, with the protein MEEILRLLNPISLLNSKERTITEEFVLVVYFILTLVIVYKTFVLSFDRISPPADNSVRYNRRRVTRILFVVVGAVSLLPVIFSGLSYLPTVMGLAGAGIVISLKDITLNYVGWLLIHGSNGFEVGDRIEIEGIKGDVVNIGINRFTLMELSPDPKSEQSTNRLVHLPNHTIILHKVYVVKEKMGFVWDEFRIKIPHSADWEAAERILNGILKNGSIIDQHKIDYSVRELSKNYLVRLGKTTPIVYMNVEEGGVLFSLRYLTHIKEKRNQKARISREVLKEFGDSGIQLL; encoded by the coding sequence ATGGAAGAAATTCTCCGGCTTTTAAATCCGATCTCCCTTCTGAACTCTAAGGAAAGAACCATCACGGAAGAATTCGTTTTGGTCGTGTATTTTATTCTGACCTTGGTGATTGTTTATAAAACTTTCGTTTTGAGTTTCGATAGGATAAGCCCTCCTGCTGATAATTCTGTCAGATACAATCGAAGGCGAGTGACTCGGATCTTGTTTGTGGTTGTAGGAGCAGTTTCCCTTCTTCCCGTAATTTTTTCCGGACTATCTTATCTTCCTACAGTGATGGGTCTTGCTGGAGCGGGTATTGTAATCTCCTTAAAGGATATCACTTTAAATTATGTGGGCTGGCTGCTTATACATGGCAGCAACGGTTTTGAAGTAGGGGACCGGATCGAGATTGAAGGTATTAAAGGGGACGTGGTTAATATAGGGATCAATCGTTTTACTTTGATGGAGTTAAGCCCGGATCCTAAATCGGAACAATCCACGAATCGACTCGTACATCTTCCGAATCATACGATTATTCTCCATAAAGTATATGTGGTTAAGGAAAAAATGGGATTCGTATGGGACGAATTCAGGATTAAGATCCCTCATAGCGCCGATTGGGAGGCCGCTGAAAGAATTCTAAACGGGATCCTAAAAAATGGATCCATCATAGATCAACATAAGATTGATTATTCCGTCAGAGAACTTTCCAAAAACTATTTGGTCCGATTGGGTAAGACCACTCCTATCGTGTATATGAACGTGGAAGAAGGAGGAGTATTATTCTCTCTTCGTTATCTTACTCATATCAAAGAAAAGAGGAACCAAAAGGCAAGGATCTCGAGAGAAGTTTTGAAAGAATTCGGGGATTCCGGGATTCAATTATTATAG
- the rnc gene encoding ribonuclease III, with protein MIKKKHNQNQNKTDPKTRKDPSQLASELGLRFNKPSYLEIAFIHSSFRNENPDYKEDNERLEFLGDSVLGLVVAKYLYRTNPSANEGELSRKKATLVSTAMLNGLSEKLGLTSYVLLGKGEGHGGAQKKLGANLFESLVGAIYLDQGMEAAEKFIIEHLINYVKTSDKVREATDYKSILQEICQKKFKLLPSYRLLKEIGPDHEKIFYVSVSIRDRHSAEGKGKNKKFAEQDAAKQLLKALKIKV; from the coding sequence TTGATAAAAAAAAAACACAATCAGAACCAAAATAAGACTGATCCTAAAACTAGAAAGGATCCTTCTCAACTTGCGTCCGAACTTGGTTTAAGATTTAATAAACCTTCTTATTTAGAAATCGCATTCATACATAGTTCTTTCCGGAACGAAAATCCAGATTACAAAGAAGACAATGAAAGACTCGAGTTTTTAGGAGATTCGGTTCTCGGACTCGTGGTCGCAAAATATTTATATAGAACAAATCCTTCCGCGAATGAAGGAGAACTTTCTAGGAAAAAAGCAACACTCGTTTCTACTGCAATGTTAAACGGGCTCAGTGAAAAATTGGGACTCACTTCTTATGTTTTATTAGGAAAAGGGGAAGGCCATGGAGGCGCTCAAAAAAAACTGGGAGCTAATCTATTCGAGTCCTTGGTTGGTGCGATTTATTTAGACCAAGGAATGGAAGCAGCAGAGAAGTTTATAATCGAACATCTTATAAATTACGTTAAAACTTCCGATAAGGTAAGAGAGGCTACGGATTATAAATCCATCCTCCAGGAAATTTGCCAAAAAAAATTCAAACTTCTGCCTTCATACAGATTGCTAAAAGAGATTGGACCGGATCATGAAAAGATCTTTTATGTTAGTGTTTCCATTAGGGACAGACATTCTGCAGAAGGTAAAGGAAAGAATAAAAAATTCGCAGAACAAGACGCAGCGAAACAATTGTTGAAGGCCTTAAAAATAAAGGTTTAA
- a CDS encoding histone deacetylase: MDLGPHVFPARKYAMIYNQVKEDPKLSSLPALQPAPVGEDELSLVHTPEFISDFMNLRYTDRTMYSELPLNQTMVRSFCLGVGGTILATEMTENYKYVYHIGGGFHHSMPDRAEGFCYLNDAAIATKLYLQKYPERKVLFIDLDLHQGNGNARIFQGDRSVWTFSMHQEELYPKKEKSNLDIPLDHGTNDKTYLARLDEGLENIRKEFKPDIIYYFAGADPFEDDSLGDLKLTFDGLKARDKMVKAFADSLDIPVVVMPAGGYARNFQDTVRIHFNTIRVFASLI, from the coding sequence ATGGACCTTGGTCCCCATGTATTCCCCGCACGTAAATACGCAATGATATACAATCAAGTCAAGGAAGATCCAAAACTTTCTTCTTTGCCTGCTCTCCAGCCGGCCCCGGTCGGAGAGGACGAATTAAGCCTAGTCCATACTCCAGAATTCATTTCCGATTTTATGAATTTACGATATACGGATCGGACTATGTATTCGGAACTTCCTCTCAACCAAACCATGGTCAGAAGTTTTTGCCTTGGAGTGGGCGGAACCATTCTCGCAACTGAGATGACCGAAAATTATAAATATGTGTATCATATCGGTGGAGGATTTCACCACAGTATGCCGGATCGTGCAGAAGGTTTTTGTTATCTAAATGACGCAGCGATCGCGACGAAACTTTATCTGCAAAAATATCCGGAACGAAAGGTTTTATTTATAGATCTAGACCTTCACCAAGGGAATGGAAATGCCAGAATTTTTCAAGGGGACCGTTCGGTTTGGACTTTTTCCATGCACCAAGAAGAATTATATCCTAAAAAAGAGAAGTCCAATCTGGATATACCTTTAGATCACGGGACCAATGACAAAACGTATCTTGCTCGTCTAGACGAAGGATTGGAGAATATCCGAAAAGAATTCAAACCGGATATAATCTATTATTTCGCAGGTGCGGATCCTTTTGAAGATGATTCTTTGGGCGATCTAAAGCTTACTTTCGATGGATTGAAGGCAAGGGATAAGATGGTAAAAGCGTTCGCGGATTCTTTAGATATTCCTGTAGTAGTTATGCCTGCAGGTGGTTATGCAAGAAATTTCCAAGATACAGTTCGTATCCATTTTAATACGATCAGGGTCTTTGCTTCTTTAATTTAA
- the pyk gene encoding pyruvate kinase, whose amino-acid sequence MFSPEKKTKMVCTIGPSSSDENTITALLRAGMDIARMNFSHGTHEVHKKVFETLRKCESESGVPLGIMADLQGPKIRTGKLRVPQIELEKGNRIRLLPDAEYLGDSEAVGTTYPAMIEDLRSGDKLLVDDGKLVLEVESKSSKEAVLKVIIGGILKSNKGINLPGTPISAPALSEKDLLDLKFALNLGVDYVALSFVRRASDLELAREMMRGTQTGLIAKIERPEAIRNIDEILEAADGIMIARGDLGVEVETERVPVLQKELIYKANRAGKPVITATQMLESMVDNPRPTRAEASDVANAVMDGTDAVMLSGESASGKYPVESAEMMAKILRETENLDRIYEIHWNLKKSELEIERAALGSAAREIAHSINAKAIVNFTRSGYSALITSEMRPKVPILSFTPYLATARKMKLYRGVQPYVMPFMETFFDMIRYMETKLPEDGMLTTGDIVVILSGAPGGEAKSVDFLQIYKIR is encoded by the coding sequence ATGTTTAGCCCGGAAAAAAAAACCAAAATGGTCTGCACCATCGGTCCTTCTTCCTCAGATGAAAATACTATCACCGCACTTCTCCGAGCCGGAATGGACATCGCGAGAATGAATTTCTCTCACGGCACTCACGAAGTTCACAAAAAAGTTTTTGAAACTTTGAGAAAATGTGAATCCGAATCCGGCGTTCCTCTCGGCATCATGGCGGATCTGCAGGGACCAAAAATCAGAACCGGAAAACTCCGGGTTCCCCAAATCGAATTGGAAAAGGGAAACAGGATCAGACTTTTACCCGACGCGGAATATTTAGGGGATTCCGAGGCGGTCGGCACTACCTACCCTGCCATGATAGAAGATCTTCGTTCGGGAGACAAACTATTAGTAGATGACGGTAAACTCGTACTAGAAGTTGAATCCAAATCAAGCAAAGAAGCTGTTTTAAAAGTTATAATAGGAGGAATTCTAAAAAGCAACAAAGGAATTAATTTGCCGGGAACTCCTATCTCAGCACCCGCACTCTCCGAAAAAGACCTATTAGATCTTAAGTTTGCATTAAATTTAGGAGTAGATTACGTCGCATTAAGTTTTGTGAGACGAGCCTCCGACTTAGAACTTGCGAGAGAAATGATGAGGGGCACCCAAACCGGGCTCATCGCCAAAATAGAAAGGCCGGAAGCAATCCGTAATATAGACGAAATCTTAGAGGCTGCAGATGGGATCATGATCGCAAGAGGCGATTTGGGAGTAGAAGTGGAAACAGAGAGAGTTCCAGTTTTACAAAAGGAACTCATCTATAAAGCAAACCGCGCAGGAAAACCTGTGATCACCGCCACACAAATGTTGGAATCCATGGTGGACAATCCAAGACCTACAAGAGCGGAAGCAAGTGATGTTGCAAATGCAGTCATGGATGGAACAGACGCTGTGATGCTATCTGGTGAATCCGCCAGTGGAAAATATCCAGTGGAATCAGCAGAGATGATGGCAAAAATCTTGAGAGAAACGGAAAACTTAGATCGAATCTACGAGATCCACTGGAACTTAAAAAAATCCGAATTAGAAATAGAAAGAGCGGCCCTCGGTTCTGCTGCGAGAGAGATCGCCCATAGTATCAATGCAAAGGCGATCGTTAATTTTACAAGAAGTGGATATTCTGCGCTTATCACTTCCGAGATGAGACCTAAGGTCCCTATTCTTTCTTTTACTCCTTATTTGGCCACCGCAAGGAAGATGAAATTATATCGAGGAGTTCAGCCATACGTTATGCCGTTTATGGAAACTTTCTTCGATATGATCCGGTATATGGAAACCAAACTCCCGGAAGATGGAATGTTGACTACAGGAGATATAGTAGTAATTCTTTCTGGAGCACCAGGAGGAGAAGCTAAGTCGGTAGACTTTTTACAAATTTATAAAATAAGATGA
- a CDS encoding tetratricopeptide repeat protein, producing MRQYHSFSWATYFSKIVLFIIFSLCFYAAEIFSEEISRPEYEKADRLIENQDYKSALKILLEYEKKRPQDDVLLFKIGFSYFRLEEDQKALTYFEKAIRSNPKEAQYYDYYGATLYFSGKIDEAEKQFLKCIELDPKAQKALSMLGAVYAEKRQPSKAKEYFLKALEIDPDDLRANYSLAGLYFNEGELVNSQKYFEICYKLDPENYATVSYLIENLYKQEKFDEAEKYKKRLAQIRNSSKDPRISNLKYFRFDTFPIKDYMIVAQEGFSKTGELYYYYVFSVFDKNGKHLKNINLESSTILKEQGFKYIIGMDSIEEGNARHSTSNVAYPELPSYFELKSLLTEVLEGKVNFPYSSSVSPNPKSK from the coding sequence TTGAGACAGTATCATTCATTTTCGTGGGCGACCTATTTTTCTAAAATAGTCTTATTTATTATTTTTTCCTTATGTTTCTATGCAGCGGAGATTTTTTCAGAGGAAATTTCCAGGCCAGAATATGAAAAAGCGGATCGACTGATTGAAAACCAGGATTATAAATCCGCATTAAAAATCTTACTGGAATACGAAAAGAAAAGGCCGCAGGATGATGTTCTACTTTTTAAAATCGGTTTCAGTTATTTTCGATTAGAAGAGGATCAAAAAGCTTTAACGTATTTTGAAAAAGCAATTCGATCCAATCCTAAAGAAGCGCAATATTATGATTATTATGGGGCTACTCTTTATTTTTCCGGGAAGATAGACGAAGCCGAGAAACAATTCCTAAAATGTATAGAATTGGATCCAAAGGCCCAAAAAGCTTTGAGCATGTTGGGTGCTGTCTATGCCGAAAAGAGACAACCATCCAAAGCAAAGGAATATTTTTTAAAGGCTTTGGAAATCGATCCGGATGATCTGAGGGCAAATTATAGTCTTGCTGGTCTTTACTTTAATGAAGGTGAGTTAGTAAATTCTCAGAAATATTTCGAGATCTGTTATAAGTTAGATCCTGAAAATTATGCCACTGTAAGCTATTTAATAGAAAACTTATATAAACAGGAAAAATTCGACGAAGCGGAAAAATATAAGAAACGCCTGGCACAAATCAGGAACTCTTCTAAGGACCCGCGTATCTCTAATTTGAAATATTTCCGTTTCGATACTTTTCCGATTAAAGATTATATGATCGTTGCTCAGGAAGGATTTTCTAAAACCGGAGAACTATATTACTATTATGTTTTTTCTGTATTCGATAAGAACGGAAAACATTTGAAAAATATCAATTTGGAATCGTCGACAATTCTAAAAGAGCAAGGATTCAAATATATTATCGGAATGGATAGTATTGAGGAAGGAAATGCGAGACATTCCACTTCTAATGTCGCGTATCCAGAATTACCTTCTTACTTTGAATTGAAATCCTTATTGACGGAAGTATTAGAGGGCAAAGTGAATTTTCCGTATAGTTCTTCTGTCAGCCCGAATCCAAAATCGAAATGA
- a CDS encoding putative lipoprotein: protein MKFFHKILGTGLVIFGILLSQNCFIDSISNSLSKSSDSLQSISNAVVSVVSSVSSSSKDEAAEKKGYKRDVENLTAFYLQTGSTRSSEFESDLAELASKNGVTNWKNSESTYVSIGRGLKKAGVSEEGFKSFAANVNFKPEIAKALERGYLSL, encoded by the coding sequence ATGAAATTTTTTCACAAAATTCTGGGAACTGGTCTAGTTATATTCGGGATCTTACTCTCTCAAAATTGTTTTATAGATTCTATATCAAATTCACTTTCTAAATCTTCGGATTCATTACAAAGTATTTCCAATGCAGTGGTTTCCGTAGTATCTTCCGTTTCCTCTTCTTCCAAAGACGAAGCCGCAGAAAAGAAAGGATATAAAAGAGACGTAGAAAACCTAACCGCTTTCTATCTACAAACTGGATCCACTCGTTCTTCCGAATTTGAATCTGATCTGGCAGAACTCGCTTCTAAAAATGGAGTGACCAACTGGAAAAATTCAGAAAGCACTTATGTTTCTATCGGAAGAGGACTTAAAAAAGCAGGAGTAAGCGAAGAAGGTTTTAAAAGTTTTGCGGCAAACGTAAATTTCAAACCTGAAATTGCAAAGGCTCTGGAAAGAGGCTATCTTTCCCTCTAA
- the acpP gene encoding acyl carrier protein, with product MADFEKIKSIIVEQLGVDESEVTPEAHFIDDLGADSLDTVELVMALEEEFGVEISDEDAEKIQTVGDVIKFIDTLKS from the coding sequence ATGGCAGATTTCGAAAAGATTAAGTCTATTATCGTTGAGCAACTTGGAGTGGATGAGTCAGAAGTGACTCCTGAAGCACACTTCATTGATGACCTTGGTGCAGACTCTCTTGACACAGTTGAACTCGTTATGGCTCTTGAAGAAGAGTTTGGCGTTGAAATTTCCGATGAGGATGCTGAAAAGATCCAAACCGTCGGAGACGTAATTAAGTTCATCGACACTCTAAAGTCCTAA
- a CDS encoding NUDIX domain-containing protein produces the protein MEFFFKKKGLRVRVAALIRNRKGEILLLQQKKKDAYYWLLPGGGIEFGESAEDALKRELKEELSLDITSANFLFLNESIDPKGNRHLLQLVFLATVKKQDPEVNLKEKAITGFGYFPLGAVLEMDIRPDIKDFLSSGKYKPAPFIRSQWVYDK, from the coding sequence ATGGAATTCTTTTTTAAAAAGAAAGGTTTAAGGGTCCGTGTGGCCGCTTTGATCCGAAATCGTAAGGGAGAGATCCTACTTCTGCAGCAGAAAAAGAAGGATGCCTATTACTGGTTATTACCAGGCGGCGGAATAGAATTTGGAGAAAGTGCAGAAGATGCGCTAAAAAGAGAACTGAAAGAAGAACTCTCTCTGGATATCACAAGTGCAAATTTTCTATTCTTGAATGAGTCTATAGATCCTAAGGGAAATCGTCATCTTCTTCAGTTAGTATTCTTAGCCACCGTCAAAAAACAGGATCCGGAAGTGAACCTGAAAGAAAAGGCGATCACAGGATTCGGCTATTTTCCTTTGGGTGCGGTTTTAGAAATGGATATAAGACCGGATATTAAGGATTTTCTTTCTTCCGGAAAATACAAACCGGCTCCCTTTATACGAAGCCAATGGGTATATGATAAATGA
- the fabG gene encoding 3-oxoacyl-ACP reductase FabG translates to MIDLKGKNAIITGAARGIGKATALKLAQAGANVVIADLNEEASKATAAEIAKATGVKAIGVAVNVANAESAQAGIQAVVDNFGSIDILVNNAGITKDTLMLRMKQEQWDAVIAVNLTGTFNCIQSAIKFMAKNPNGGSIINLSSIAGVNGNIGQTNYSASKAGVIGLTKAVALEMAGRKIRCNAIAPGFIATEMTDAIPEKIRTAMVAAIPLKRAGQPDDIANTIAFLASDISSFITGQVIEVNGGGFLPGVQA, encoded by the coding sequence ATGATCGATTTGAAAGGCAAAAACGCCATTATAACCGGGGCTGCCCGCGGAATCGGTAAAGCAACCGCTCTTAAACTCGCGCAAGCAGGCGCAAACGTTGTCATTGCCGACTTAAACGAAGAGGCAAGTAAAGCTACTGCGGCTGAGATCGCAAAAGCTACAGGTGTAAAAGCAATCGGAGTCGCTGTAAACGTAGCGAACGCAGAATCCGCTCAAGCAGGTATCCAAGCTGTTGTGGATAATTTCGGTTCAATAGACATTCTCGTGAATAATGCCGGTATCACTAAAGATACTCTTATGCTTAGAATGAAACAAGAACAGTGGGACGCTGTAATCGCAGTAAACCTGACTGGAACTTTTAACTGTATCCAGTCTGCTATTAAATTTATGGCAAAGAATCCGAACGGTGGATCCATCATCAACCTTTCCTCCATTGCTGGAGTGAACGGAAATATCGGACAAACTAACTACTCTGCTTCCAAAGCAGGAGTAATCGGTCTAACTAAAGCTGTCGCTTTGGAAATGGCAGGTCGTAAAATCCGTTGTAATGCGATCGCTCCAGGATTTATTGCTACTGAAATGACAGATGCGATCCCTGAAAAGATCCGTACTGCTATGGTAGCTGCGATCCCTTTGAAAAGAGCAGGACAACCGGATGATATCGCGAATACTATCGCGTTCTTAGCTTCTGATATTTCCTCTTTCATTACAGGACAAGTGATCGAAGTGAACGGTGGGGGATTCCTTCCAGGAGTCCAAGCCTAA
- a CDS encoding SpoIIE family protein phosphatase, whose amino-acid sequence MSSITIKPEILIIDDDRDVGEALEILLSKLGYNSTFFDSVEKGKEYFEKESNPIVFLDIHMPKTSGLDVLPYFKNLNPATQVIMMTGERDINNVVTSLTHKASDFLLKPFSLQTVRIAVQRALDYYTLLKEKEARDENILRDLRLASKIQKKILSVPVISPLEVVVDNTPASFVSGDFYVLSKIDNKVMVLLGDIEDHGVTSGLIGLLMTSIAREAYKENQDPSHVLKRMNLELAQEIGTHSLTAAVAVIDLGKKTIQYARGGHPFPVLYQAVGQKLLNEKSGQLLGIMDALEFESHEIPYESGDVLFLYSDGLLNSLSSPLFKELEDVRKKGLGVEDYQEAIRTFSKVSLPTREFRDDSSYLLLRL is encoded by the coding sequence ATGTCATCAATTACGATTAAACCTGAAATTCTGATCATAGACGACGATCGGGACGTAGGGGAAGCTCTCGAAATTCTTCTCTCCAAATTAGGTTACAATTCTACTTTTTTCGATTCAGTGGAGAAGGGTAAGGAATATTTCGAAAAAGAATCCAACCCAATCGTCTTTTTGGACATCCACATGCCAAAAACAAGTGGGTTGGACGTCCTGCCTTATTTCAAAAATTTGAATCCTGCCACTCAAGTCATCATGATGACCGGAGAAAGAGATATCAATAATGTTGTGACATCTCTTACTCATAAGGCTTCCGATTTTCTATTAAAACCATTCTCTCTTCAAACAGTCCGTATTGCGGTGCAAAGAGCATTGGATTATTATACTTTGTTAAAGGAGAAGGAGGCGAGGGATGAAAACATCCTTCGAGATCTTAGACTTGCTTCCAAGATCCAAAAAAAGATACTTTCTGTTCCCGTAATTTCTCCGTTAGAAGTGGTAGTGGACAATACTCCAGCTTCTTTCGTAAGCGGTGACTTTTATGTTCTTTCTAAAATTGATAACAAGGTGATGGTCCTCTTGGGAGATATCGAGGACCATGGAGTAACATCCGGACTTATAGGACTTCTAATGACGAGCATCGCAAGAGAAGCATATAAGGAAAACCAGGACCCTTCTCATGTTCTAAAAAGAATGAACCTGGAACTTGCCCAAGAGATAGGAACTCATAGCTTAACTGCGGCAGTCGCTGTAATTGATCTTGGAAAAAAGACAATTCAATATGCGAGGGGAGGTCATCCTTTTCCTGTTCTATATCAGGCTGTCGGACAAAAACTTCTGAACGAAAAGTCAGGACAGTTACTTGGGATTATGGATGCTCTAGAATTTGAATCGCATGAAATCCCTTATGAATCTGGCGATGTTTTATTCTTATACAGTGATGGGCTATTAAACAGTCTTTCTAGCCCTTTATTCAAAGAGTTAGAAGATGTTCGCAAAAAAGGATTAGGGGTAGAAGATTACCAAGAAGCGATCCGAACCTTTAGTAAGGTCAGTTTGCCTACTAGAGAATTCAGGGACGATTCCAGTTATCTACTTCTGAGGCTCTAA
- the aroB gene encoding 3-dehydroquinate synthase, with amino-acid sequence MNPIREVQIRAFSKEYKVQIHSDFRGLGETIKRFYPVSSIFILTERKLSGLFSKFYESELSNLGIPHHEIYIKGGEKNKHILRTAEVYNKLIELGADRKSLILALGGGVVGDFAGFIASTFQRGIRFAQIPTTLLASVDSSVGGKVAVNADLGKNMIGSFYQPEFVYLPLFALSTLPKREWRCGMAEIVKHGLLSGGEYLEKVRSNDKSVYDHTSPELLELIVGSILYKSNIVAQDERETGLRKVLNLGHTTAHAIESLTNYRRYSHGEAVSIGLLTAIILSTEKQGLDLSWIEDLKKILKAYDLPYHDKSKSAQVAKHTLHDKKNVGNSVRFVLLQSPGNPIWDIPVELGEIASAFKKQKKMD; translated from the coding sequence ATGAATCCTATCCGGGAAGTTCAGATTAGAGCATTTTCAAAAGAATATAAAGTACAAATCCACTCAGACTTTAGAGGCTTGGGAGAAACGATCAAAAGATTTTATCCTGTTTCTTCCATATTTATACTTACGGAAAGAAAACTTTCAGGATTATTTTCCAAGTTTTACGAATCAGAACTTTCCAATCTTGGAATTCCACATCACGAAATTTATATTAAAGGTGGAGAGAAGAATAAACATATTCTTCGCACTGCAGAAGTTTATAATAAGCTGATTGAGCTTGGAGCAGACCGTAAAAGTTTGATCCTTGCTTTGGGTGGAGGAGTGGTTGGAGATTTTGCCGGTTTTATCGCTTCCACGTTCCAGAGGGGAATTCGTTTTGCACAAATTCCCACAACCTTACTTGCTTCCGTTGATTCTTCTGTGGGTGGAAAAGTAGCCGTGAATGCTGATCTTGGAAAAAACATGATCGGCTCCTTCTACCAACCTGAGTTTGTATATTTACCTTTGTTCGCGTTGTCCACTTTGCCAAAAAGAGAATGGAGATGTGGAATGGCAGAGATCGTAAAACACGGTCTTTTGTCCGGAGGAGAATATCTGGAGAAGGTCCGCTCGAATGACAAATCTGTCTATGACCATACTTCTCCCGAACTTTTGGAATTGATTGTAGGTTCTATTTTATATAAGTCTAATATAGTTGCCCAAGACGAAAGAGAAACTGGCTTGAGAAAAGTCCTGAACCTGGGACATACAACCGCCCACGCGATAGAGTCTCTCACAAATTACAGAAGATATTCTCATGGGGAGGCGGTTTCCATAGGACTTTTAACTGCTATTATTCTTTCCACGGAAAAACAAGGCCTTGATCTTTCTTGGATAGAGGACTTAAAAAAAATCCTGAAAGCATATGATCTTCCATATCATGATAAAAGTAAATCCGCGCAAGTTGCGAAACATACTCTTCATGATAAGAAAAATGTGGGCAACTCGGTTCGATTTGTTCTTCTTCAGTCTCCAGGAAATCCGATTTGGGATATTCCAGTCGAGCTTGGAGAGATCGCTTCTGCTTTTAAAAAGCAGAAGAAAATGGATTAG